CTTAGAGAGCGTGGCGTATCCTATACGTCGCGCTTTTTGGATCTGGAAGGGCACGAGGTACCAGTTAACCCAGTTTTAGGTTCACCGTGCAGTCTATACTGATCTTGTCAATGGACGTGCATCTTGCGCGATTGACACCGAATCGGTATTCTCAGCCCCCTAGTCCCCTAGTGTTGGAGCGTTTTATGACTCTGTCGTCATCCACTGCGGCACTTCGATCCACTCAAGACCCTGGCGCGACCGTCCCAACCATTGAGCGTTACAACCAGGTGCGATCGCTCAGTGCGGCGCTCTGTGCACCGCTTGCCCTTGAGGATTACGGCATTCAGAGCATGCCGGATGTGAGTCCTCCAAAGTGGCATCTCGCCCATACGAGCTGGTTTTTTGAGACGTTTTTGCTGACCCCGTTTCTGCCGGGATACGAGATTTTTCATCCCAAATTTGGCTATCTGTTTAATTCCTACTACGAAGCGGTGGGCGATCGCCATCCTAGACCGGAACGGGGATTGCTCTCTCGTCCCACGGTAGAGCAGGTGTATCGCTATCGCGCCTATGTAGATGACGGGATGCGATCGCTTCTTCAGAATCCCTCTGAGCCAGAGCAAATTCTATTTCTCGTAGAGTTAGGATTACACCACGAAGAGCAGCATCAGGAACTCTTGGTAACGGACATCAAGCATGGCCTGGGAATGAATCCTCTTTATCCGGCCTATCATCAACCTCCGATTGCACCTGCAAAAACAACATCCTCCCCGTTGCAGTGGATTGAGTATGGGGGAGGGCTGGACTCTTTGGGGTATGCCGACAAGGACTTTTGTTTCGACAATGAAACTCCTCAACATACGGTCTATTTGCAAGACTATCGGCTGGCGTCTCGTCCCGTTACCAATGGGGAATATTTGGAATTCATCGAGGCAGGGGGGTACACAACAGCAGAATACTGGCTTTCAGAAGGATGGGCAACGATCCGATCGCAACGATGGGACGCTCCTCTCTACTGGCAAAAGATAGACGGAGAGTGGTGGACAATGACCCTCCACGGACTACAACGGATCAACGAGCATGAGCCTGTGTGTCACGTTAGCTTTTACGAAGCTGATGCCTTTGCCCACTGGGCGGGATACCGCTTACCCACGGAAGCGGAATGGGAACATGCGGCGCGATCGCTTGCCCCCAAGGGACATTTTCTGGAGTGCGATCGTCTGCATCCGCAGCCTGCCCAGGGATATACGAATCCTGATCAGCTTTTTGGGGATGTATGGGAATGGACGCAGAGTGCTTATCTGCCCTATCCCGGCTTCAAAACGGCACCGGGAGCGGTTGGGGAATACAACGGGAAGTTTATGTCGAATCAAATGGTGTTGCGGGGTGGCTCCTGCGCAACGCCACCTGGACATATCCGCGCCACCTATCGTAACTTCTTTCCGCCCTCGGCACGATGGCAGTTTTCAGGAATTCGATTAGCGCTGTAGAGAGGGAGCGATCGCCCTCCCTAAAACTTTGTCCAAGGAGGAGAGGGATAGACATTGAGCCAAGCATTTGGGGCGATCGCTTCACAAAATTGTGATGTAAAACAGGAGACATATCTATGCCTGGTTCATGTTCCCCGATCGCTGATACGTCGCTGCCGTGGGAAGAAGCCCCTTCCCCTAAGGTGACGTGGTTTGACTTCCATCCCCCTGTAGAAGATTTTTACACCGAGGCGATCGCGGGTTTAATCCAATCTCCAAAAGTGATCTCTCCCAAATTTCT
The Synechococcales cyanobacterium T60_A2020_003 DNA segment above includes these coding regions:
- a CDS encoding ergothioneine biosynthesis protein EgtB, with translation MTLSSSTAALRSTQDPGATVPTIERYNQVRSLSAALCAPLALEDYGIQSMPDVSPPKWHLAHTSWFFETFLLTPFLPGYEIFHPKFGYLFNSYYEAVGDRHPRPERGLLSRPTVEQVYRYRAYVDDGMRSLLQNPSEPEQILFLVELGLHHEEQHQELLVTDIKHGLGMNPLYPAYHQPPIAPAKTTSSPLQWIEYGGGLDSLGYADKDFCFDNETPQHTVYLQDYRLASRPVTNGEYLEFIEAGGYTTAEYWLSEGWATIRSQRWDAPLYWQKIDGEWWTMTLHGLQRINEHEPVCHVSFYEADAFAHWAGYRLPTEAEWEHAARSLAPKGHFLECDRLHPQPAQGYTNPDQLFGDVWEWTQSAYLPYPGFKTAPGAVGEYNGKFMSNQMVLRGGSCATPPGHIRATYRNFFPPSARWQFSGIRLAL